The following proteins are co-located in the Vigna unguiculata cultivar IT97K-499-35 chromosome 9, ASM411807v1, whole genome shotgun sequence genome:
- the LOC114164674 gene encoding psbP domain-containing protein 4, chloroplastic produces the protein MATALSTTSVLCWGNPQNLHVLPSPHTPCHSSQQIGILRTLAASASKGRESEKFSSLLVTRRTVLASGVSLLGFPGESLAVVTQGLLAGRIPGLSEPDEQGWRTYRRPDEKSGGHGVGWSPIIPYSFRVPQEWEEVPVSIADLGGTEIDLRFASSKEGRLFVIVAPVLRFSDDLGDNATIEKIGPPEKVINAFGPEVIGENVEGKVLSSNVAEHEGRTYYQFELEPPHIFITATAAGNRLYLFGVTGSGLQWKRHYDDLKKIAESFRVV, from the exons ATGGCAACAGCCTTGTCCACGACCAGCGTGCTATGCTGGGGGAATCCGCAGAACCTGCACGTCCTACCCTCTCCACATACACCTTGTCACTCCTCACAGCAAATTGGGATTCTAAGAACTCTGGCTGCTTCAGCCTCAAAAGGCAGAGAAAGTGAGAAGTTCTCCTCTTTGTTGGTGACCAGAAGAACAGTTTTGGCTTCTGGGGTTTCCTTGCTGGGTTTCCCGGGTGAGAGTTTGGCCGTGGTGACACAAGGCCTTCTTGCTGGGAGAATTCCTGGTCTGTCCGAACCAGATGAACAAG GTTGGAGGACATATCGCAGGCCAGATGAGAAGTCTGGTGGACATGGTGTTGGATGGAGTCCTATTATCCCATACTCCTTCAGAGTGCCTCAAGAATGGGAAGAG GTACCAGTATCAATAGCAGATCTTGGTGGAACAGAGATAGATTTGAGATTTGCCAGCTCTAAGGAAGGACGCTTGTTTGTCATTGTTGCTCCTGTTCTTCGATTTTCAGATG ATCTTGGTGATAATGCTACAATAGAAAAAATTGGACCTCCAGAGAAAGTGATCAATGCATTTGGTCCAGAAGTAATTGGCGAAAATGTAGAAGGGAAGGTTCTGAGCTCTAATGTAGCAGAACATGAAGGAAGAACGTATTACCAGTTTGAGTTAGAGCCTCCTCACATTTTCATTACTGCCACTGCAGCTGGCAATCGCTTATATTTGTTTGGCGTAACAGGCAGTG GTCTTCAGTGGAAGAGACACTACGATGATTTAAAGAAGATAGCTGAGTCTTTTCGGGTTGTATAA
- the LOC114163669 gene encoding uncharacterized protein LOC114163669, which produces MVVFDYVAELLRVNAGTFKIKINQPQPTLPPRFGCFYMCLDGCKQGFLAGCRPFIGVDGCHLKTAYGGQLLVAVGRDPNDQYYPLAFAVVENECKETWKWFLTLLLEDIGDIGNHRWVFISDQQKGLMTVFDEILNGVEHRFCLRHLYSNFKKKFGGGVVIRDLMIGAAKATYYAGWEKKMGELRNINPEAFNWFSTLREKVNEYSGTMMPKPQKRLDREIEKSGNWLPVWAGDSKFEVTQGHVVAAINYKVENPEDYVHAYYKRDAYQASYGPQITPINGQQL; this is translated from the exons ATGGTTGTATTTGACTATGTGGCTGAATTATTGAGAGTGAATGCTGGAACTTTCAAGATTAAGATAAATCAACCCCAACCAACTCTGCCACCTAGGTTTGGTTGTTTTTACATGTGTTTAGATGGATGTAAGCAAGGGTTTTTGGCTGGATGCAGACCCTTTATAGGTGTGGATGGTTGCCACTTGAAGACAGCATATGGTGGTCAATTGTTGGTTGCAGTGGGTAGGGACCCCAATGATCAATACTATCCGCTGGCTTTTGCAGTAGTAGAAAACGAGTGCAAGGAGACCTGGAAGTGGTTTTTGACATTGTTGTTAGAAGATATTGGGGACATTGGAAATCATAGATGGGTTTTCATTTCAGATCAACAAAAG GGCCTAATGACTGTCTTTGATGAAATCTTGAATGGAGTGGAGCATCGTTTCTGTTTGCGACACTTATATAGCAATTTCAAGAAGAAATTTGGTGGTGGTGTAGTGATCAGAGACTTGATGATAGGAGCAGCAAAGGCAACGTACTATGCAGGATGGGAAAAAAAGATGGGTGAGTTGAGAAACATCAACCCTGAAGCTTTTAATTG GTTTTCAACCCTTAGAGAGAAAGTGAATGAATATTCAGGAACTATGATGCCTAAACCACAGAAAAGGCTGGACAGGGAAATAGAAAAAAGTGGGAATTGGCTTCCTGTATGGGCAGGGGATTCTAAGTTTGAAGTGACGCAGGG GCATGTTGTGGCAGCCATTAATTACAAGGTAGAAAACCCAGAGGATTATGTTCATGCTTATTACAAAAGGGATGCCTACCAGGCTTCCTATGGCCCTCAAATTACCCCAATCAATGGACAACAACTTTAG
- the LOC114163116 gene encoding putative transcription elongation factor SPT5 homolog 1, producing the protein MSHRGMDDDDDDYMEDEQVADFEEEDDRRGRGGGGRKRRRSGFIDDDAEEVDEDDEEEDDDDEDFDARGGRRRQYKKVSASNFFDEEAVVDSDEEEEEEEGEDDFIVEGGADLPEEDDGRRMRNRRMLPHHQEDHEDLEAVARSIQERYGRRLTDYDEETTDVEQQALLPSVRDPKLWMVKCAIGRERETAVCLMQKYIDRGSELQIRSAIALDHLKNYIYVEADKEAHVREACKGLRNIFGQKITLVPIREMTDVLSVESKAIDLARDTWVRMKIGTYKGDLAKVVDVDNVRQRVTVKLIPRIDLQALANKLEGKEVVKKKAFVPPPRFMNVDEARELHIRVEHRRDTYGERFDAIGGMMFKDGFLYKTVSIKSISAQNIKPTFDELEKFRKPGESGDGDVASLSTLFANRKKGHFMKGDAIIVVKGDLKNLKGKVEKVDEDNVHIKPEIEGLPKTIAVNEKELCKYFEPGNHVKVVSGAQEGATGMVVKVEQHVLILISDTTKEHIRVFADDVVESSEVTTGVTRIGDYELRDLVLLDNMSFGVIIRVESEAFQVLKGIPDRHEVVLVKLREIKCKIDKKISVQDRYKNTVSSKDVVRIVDGSSKGKQGPVEHIYRGILFIFDRHHLEHAGFICAKAQSCVVVGGSRSSGDRNGDAYSRFPTLRNPSRIPPSPRRFPRGGPMDSGGRHRGGRGHDGLAGTTVKVRQGPYKGYRGRVIDVKGTSVRVELESQMKVVTVDRNHISDNVAITPYRDTSRYGMGSETPMHPSRTPLHPYMTPMRDPGATPIHDGMRTPMRDRAWNPYTPMSPPRDNWEDGNPGSWGASPQYQPGSPPSRPYEAPTPGAGWASTPGGNYSEAGTPRDSSAYANAPSPYLPSTPGGQPMTPSSASYLPGTPGGQPMTPGTGGMDMMSPVLGGDNEGPWFIPDILVNVHRAGDESVGVIREVLPDGSYKVALGSSGNGETITALPNEMEAVVPRKSDKIKIMGGALRGATGKLIGVDGTDGIVKVDDTLDVKILDLVILAKLAQP; encoded by the exons ATGAGTCACCGGGGCATGGATGACGACGATGATGATTACATGGAGGACGAGCAGGTCGCAGACTTCGAAGAGGAGGATGACCGCCGAGGGCGCGGTGGCGGCGGAAGGAAGCGCAGAAGATCTGGTTTCATTGATGATGACGCTGAGGAGGTAGATGAGGATGATGAGGAGGAAGATGACGATGATGAGGATTTCGATGCCCGAGGTGGTCGTAGGCGTCAATACAAGAAGGTTTCAgcttctaatttttttgatgAGGAAGCCGTGGTGGATAGCgatgaggaagaggaagaggaagaaggcgAAGACG ACTTCATTGTGGAGGGTGGAGCTGATCTACCagaagaagatgatgggagAAGGATGCGAAATAGGCGTATGCTGCCGCATCACCAAGAAGATCATGAAGATCTTGAAGCTGTGGCCAGAAGCATCCAGGAACGTTATGGAAGGCGCCTAACTGATTATGATGAAGAAACGACAGATGTAGAACAACAAGCTCTTTTGCCATCTGTGAGAGATCCAAAGCTTTGGATGGTCAAATGCGCA ATTGGTCGCGAAAGAGAAACAGCCGTTTGCCTCATGCAAAAGTACATAGATAGGGGATCTGAATTGCAAATAAGATCAGCTATTGCTCTTGATCATCtcaaaaactatatatatgtgGAAGCAGATAAAGAAGCCCATGTGAGAGAG GCTTGCAAAGGTCTACGCAATATATTTGGCCAAAAAATTACTCTGGTCCCAATCAGAGAAATGACAGATGTTCTGTCAGTCGAAAGCAAAGCAATTGATCTGGCCAGAGATACTTGGGTTAGAATGAAGATTGGGACATATAAAGGGGACTTGGCCAAA GTAGTGGATGTTGATAATGTGCGGCAGAGAGTTACTGTTAAATTAATTCCAAGGATAGACCTACAGGCTCTTGCAAATAAATTG GAAGGTAAGGAGGTTGTGAAAAAGAAGGCTTTTGTTCCTCCCCCTCGATTTATGAATGTTGATGAAGCAAG GGAACTGCATATCCGTGTGGAGCATAGACGTGACACATATGGTGAACGATTTGATGCAATTGGGGGCATGATGTTCAAAGATGGTTTCTTATACAAAACCGTATCAATAAAATCCATCAGTGCTCAGAACATCAAACCTACTTTTGATGAGTTGGAAAAATTTCGTAAACCGGGTGAGAGTGGAGATGGTGATGTggctagtctttcaactttgtTTGCGAACAGGAAGAAAGGTCATTTTATGAAAGGTGATGCCATCATTGTTGTTAAGGGTGACTTAAAGAACCTTAAGGGAAAGGTGGAGAAGGTGGATGAAGACAATGTTCATATAAAACCAGAAATAGAGGGACTCCCA AAAACTATTGCGGTAAATGAGAAGGAGCTGTGTAAATATTTTGAGCCTGGAAACCACGTTAAGGTTGTTTCTGGCGCGCAAGAAGGGGCTACAGGCATGGTTGTGAAGGTGGAACAACATGTCTTGATTTTAATATCTGATACAACAAAAGAACAT ATTCGTGTCTTTGCAGATGATGTTGTAGAAAGTTCAGAAGTAACGACTGGAGTTACTAGAATTGGAGACTATGAACTTCGTGACCTTGTATTGCTTGA TAATATGAGCTTTGGTGTCATAATACGTGTAGAAAGTGAAGCATTTCAG GTTCTAAAGGGGATTCCTGACAGACACGAAGTTGTGCTGGTTAAATTAAGAGAGATCAAATGTAAGATAGATAAGAAAATAAGTGTGCAAGATAGGTATAAGAATACAGTTTCATCAAAGGATGTTGTCCggattgttgatggttcgagtAAA GGGAAACAAGGTCCTGTGGAACACATATATAGAGGAATATTGTTCATCTTTGATCGCCATCATCTTGAACATGCGGGCTTTATATGTGCTAAGGCCCAATCATGTGTGGTAGTGGGAGGTTCACGCTCCAGCGGTGACAGAAAT GGTGATGCCTACTCAAGATTTCCCACTCTTAGAAATCCAAGTCGTATTCCACCATCCCCAAGGAGGTTTCCTCGTGGAGGGCCAATGGATT CTGGAGGGAGACATAGGGGTGGGAGGGGGCATGACGGTTTGGCAGGTACAACTGTTAAAGTGCGTCAGGGTCCATATAAAGGTTATCGTGGGCGTGTTATAGATGTTAAAGGCACATCAGTTCGTGTTGAGCTTGAATCTCAAATGAAGGTTGTAACAG TTGACCGCAACCATATATCTGACAATGTGGCTATAACTCCATATCG TGATACATCTCGCTATGGAATGGGAAGTGAAACCCCAATGCATCCTTCTCGGACTCCCTTACATCCATATATGACTCCAATGAGAGATCCTGGAg CAACACCTATTCATGATGGAATGAGGACGCCTATGCGTGATCGAGCATGGAATCCATATACTCCAATGAGTCCTCCAAG ggACAACTGGGAAGATGGAAATCCAGGCTCTTGGGGAGCAAGTCCACAGTATCAG CCTGGAAGCCCTCCATCACGACCGTATGAAGCCCCAACTCCTGGTGCTGGTTGGGCTAGCACACCTGGTGGAAATTATAGTGAAGCTGGAACACCTCGGGACAGTTCTGCCTATG CTAATGCTCCAAGTCCATATTTACCATCAACACCTGGTGGGCAGCCTATGACACCAAGTTCAGCATCTTATCTTCCGGGCACTCCTGGAGGACAGCCTATGACTCCAGGCACAGGTGGTATGGACATGATGTCTCCAGTTTTAG GTGGGGACAATGAAGGGCCATGGTTTATACCAGATATATTAGTCAATGTACACAGGGCCGGAGACGAATCTGTTGGAGTTATAAGAGAGGTTCTTCCG gATGGCTCGTACAAGGTAGCACTTGGATCTAGTGGTAATGGTGAAACGATTACCGCCCTTCCTAATGAAATGGAGGCTGTGGTACCAAGAAAATCAGACAAAATAAAGATTATGGGTGGGGCATTACGTGGTGCCACTGGCAAGTTGATTGGTGTAGATGGTACTGATGGAATTGTAAAGGTAGATGACACGTTGGATGTCAAGATTTTAGACTTGGTTATTTTGGCAAAATTAGCTCAACCATGA
- the LOC114162363 gene encoding bidirectional sugar transporter SWEET1-like — MDVAHFLFGIFGNASALFLFLAPVITFKRIIQNRSTEKFSGIPYVMTLLNCLLSAWYGLPFVSPHNILVSTVNGTGSLIEIIYVLIFIVMAPKKQKAKILGLFTFVLSVFCAVVFVSLFALHGNSRKLFCGFAAAIFSIIMYGSPLSIMRLVIKTKSVEFMPFFLSLFVFLCGTSWFIFGLLGRDPFVAVPNGVGSALGAMQLILYFIYRDNKGGGGKKAPTEEEFMEMGDAKPQQGKQSNANGTQG, encoded by the exons ATGGATGTTGCACATTTTTTGTTTGGCATATTTG GGAATGCTTCCGCTCTGTTCCTCTTCCTGGCTCCAGT GATCACATTCAAGAGGATTATACAGAACAGATCAACAGAGAAGTTCTCGGGCATTCCATATGTCATGACACTGCTCAACTGTCTCCTTTCAGCTTG GTATGGTCTACCTTTTGTGTCTCCCCACAATATATTAGTGTCAACAGTGAATGGCACTGGATCTTTGATCGAGATCATATACGTGTTGATCTTCATCGTAATGGCCCCCAAGAAGCAGAAGGCTAAAATTCTTGGTCTCTTCACCTTCGTGCTCTCTGTGTTCTGTGCTGTTGTTTTTGTGTCCCTTTTCGCCCTTCACGGCAATTCAAGAAAGCTCTTCTGTGGCTTTGCTGCTGCAATATTTTCCATAATCATGTATGGCTCTCCACTCTCAATTATG AGACTAGTGATCAAAACCAAGAGCGTGGAGTTCATGCCCTTCTTCTTGTCGCTGTTTGTGTTTCTCTGCGGCACTTCCTGGTTTATCTTCGGTCTGCTAGGTCGTGACCCATTTGTTGCT GTACCTAATGGTGTTGGTTCTGCTTTGGGGGCAATGCAActgattttatatttcatatacaGAGACAATAAAGGTGGTGGAGGGAAAAAAGCCCCAACGGAGGAGGAATTCATGGAGATGGGGGATGCAAAACCCCAACAGGGGAAGCAATCCAATGCAAATGGAACTCAAGGATGA
- the LOC114164673 gene encoding pentatricopeptide repeat-containing protein At3g21470, with protein sequence MNNPSYWFCSIRNHIRRGSLRCALLTYKQTRHIGLYDSSVVPLLLKACAFLPFLHYVKTLHAESIKAGSGSDVIIGTALLTSYAKCDATRDARKLFDTMPERNVVTWNAMISGYLRNGDTGSASLVFEEMQGKTQVTWSQMIGGFARNGDIVTARRLFDEVPRELKDVLIWTVMVDGYARIGEMEAAREVFELMPERNCFVWSSMLYGYSKKGNIAEAEAVFSRVLVRNLEIWNSMIAGYVQNGFGEKALQAFEGMVAEGFEPDEFTVVSVLSACAQLGRLDVGKQIHHMIEQRGIAVNPFVLSGLVDMYAKCGDLVNARLMFEGFNERNIICWNAMISGFAINGKCREVLEFFGRMEDSNIRPDGITFLTVLSACAHGGLVREAFEVISKMEGYAIEIGIKHYGCMVDLLGRAGRLKDAYDLIVRMPVKPNDTVLGAMLGACRIHSDVNMAEQVMKLIHGDSVTGANSHNVLLSNIYATSEKWEKAERMRRIMVDGGSQKTPGCSSIIFSDYCGLK encoded by the coding sequence ATGAACAACCCATCTTATTGGTTTTGTTCAATAAGGAACCACATTCGGCGAGGATCATTGAGATGTGCCCTTCTTACGTATAAACAAACCCGGCACATAGGATTATACGACTCCAGTGTGGTCCCTCTGTTACTAAAGGCATGCGCTTTTCTTCCCTTTCTTCACTACGTGAAGACCTTGCATGCAGAGTCCATCAAGGCCGGTTCAGGGAGCGACGTGATCATTGGAACCGCATTGCTTACAAGTTATGCGAAATGTGACGCTACCAGGGATGCACGGAAACTGTTCGATACAATGCCTGAGAGAAATGTTGTGACTTGGAATGCCATGATCAGTGGGTACTTGAGAAATGGAGACACAGGATCTGCTTCTCTTGTATTTGAGGAGATGCAGGGGAAAACTCAAGTGACTTGGAGTCAGATGATTGGTGGATTTGCTAGGAATGGGGATATTGTCACTGCTCGGAGGTTGTTTGATGAGGTTCCCCGTGAGTTGAAGGATGTGTTAATATGGACTGTGATGGTTGATGGGTATGCTAGAATAGGAGAGATGGAAGCTGCCAGGGAGGTCTTTGAGTTGATGCCTGAAAGGAATTGCTTTGTGTGGTCATCTATGCTTTATGGGTACAGCAAGAAGGGTAATATCGCTGAGGCTGAGGCTGTTTTCAGCCGGGTTCTGGTCCGGAATTTGGAGATTTGGAATTCCATGATTGCTGGCTATGTGCAGAATGGATTTGGTGAGAAAGCACTGCAAGCTTTTGAGGGAATGGTAGCTGAAGGGTTTGAGCCGGATGAGTTCACTGTTGTTAGTGTTTTATCTGCCTGTGCGCAGCTGGGGCGCCTGGATGTTGGTAAGCAAATCCATCACATGATAGAACAAAGAGGGATAGCTGTGAACCCGTTTGTGTTGAGTGGATTGGTTGACATGTATGCGAAATGTGGTGACTTGGTCAATGCAAGGTTGATGTTTGAAGGATTCAATGAGAGGAACATCATCTGCTGGAATGCTATGATTTCAGGTTTCGCCATCAATGGAAAATGCAGAGAGGTTCTTGAGTTTTTTGGCAGGATGGAGGACTCAAATATAAGGCCTGATGGTATCACCTTTCTTACTGTGCTTTCAGCGTGTGCTCATGGGGGTTTGGTCCGTGAAGCTTTTGAAGTAATATCCAAAATGGAGGGATATGCAATCGAAATAGGAATCAAGCATTATGGATGCATGGTTGACCTCCTGGGAAGAGCAGGGAGATTAAAAGATGCTTATGACTTGATAGTAAGAATGCCGGTGAAACCTAACGACACTGTTTTGGGGGCAATGCTTGGTGCATGCCGTATTCATTCAGATGTAAACATGGCAGAACAAGTAATGAAGTTGATCCATGGAGACTCTGTTACAGGTGCTAATTCTCACAATGTGCTTTTGTCCAATATTTATGCAACTTCCGAAAAATGGGAGAAAGCTGAAAGGATGAGGAGAATCATGGTAGATGGAGGATCTCAAAAGACACCTGGGTGTAGTTCAATCATCTTTAGTGACTATTGTGGATTGAAGTGA